The Microbacterium sp. KUDC0406 genome includes a window with the following:
- a CDS encoding glycoside hydrolase family 65 protein yields the protein MFTVGNGYLGLRGNHIEGRSAHEHGTFINGLHETWPIRHAEQAYGFAEVGQTIVNAPDAKIMRVYVDDEPLSFDDADVREYSRTLDMRTGVVHRDVLWVTPSGKRVRLRDERMVSFDERHLAVLRLDLVVENADAPVTISCQLLNRQDGGTVYTGTPEAAQRAAAGKAGFDPRRAEKITDRVLQPAEYWQDGLRSALSYRVADSGMTLAVVADHVIETDNDYSARTLIEPDIAKNVFRMQAKAGVPIRLTKLVSYHTSRGVPARELVDRCRRTLDRAAVEGVDALFARQAEWLDAFWERSDVRIGDHDDLQQAVRWCLFQLAQASARADGAGVPAKGLTGSGYSGHYFWDTEIYVLPFLTYTSPQWARNALRARVLMLPAARRRAAQLNEAGALFPWRTINGEEASAYYAAGTAQYHINADVSFALGKYVYATGDVDFLRSEAADIAVETARLWATLGFWRGTNGDSTFHIHGVTGPDEYTTVVNDNLFTNVMARHNLRFAARIVRTMAESAPDAYAALVARTGLDAGEPDGWERAAEAMHIPFSPGLGIHPQDSLFLEREVWDLANTPDDQRPLLLHFHPLVIYRFQVLKQADVVLALFLQGSHFTDEEKLADFDYYDPLTTGDSTLSAVVQSILAAEVGYQELALEYFREALYVDLHDLHSNATDGVHVASAGGVWSALVSGFGGMRDYAGELSFDPRLPASWPSLEFPLQWRGSSLCVTITRGELRMRVLSGDPVSFTVRGAAHTASVGSDAVALLAGQGPVRPGRPTLQRFADARREDGTLMSPTVPVTTTIPVLEID from the coding sequence CTGTTCACCGTGGGCAACGGGTACCTGGGGCTGCGTGGCAACCACATCGAGGGGCGCAGCGCGCACGAGCACGGCACATTCATCAACGGCCTGCACGAGACCTGGCCGATCCGGCACGCCGAGCAGGCGTACGGGTTCGCCGAGGTCGGGCAGACGATCGTCAATGCGCCGGATGCCAAGATCATGCGCGTCTACGTCGACGACGAGCCGCTGTCGTTCGATGACGCCGATGTGCGCGAGTACTCGCGCACGCTCGACATGCGCACCGGCGTCGTGCACCGCGACGTGCTGTGGGTGACGCCCTCCGGCAAGCGGGTGCGGCTGCGCGACGAGCGCATGGTGAGCTTCGATGAGCGTCACCTCGCCGTGCTGCGACTCGATCTCGTGGTCGAGAACGCGGATGCCCCTGTCACGATCAGCTGTCAGCTGCTGAACCGCCAGGACGGCGGCACCGTCTACACCGGCACCCCCGAGGCGGCGCAGAGGGCCGCCGCCGGGAAGGCGGGGTTCGATCCGCGCAGGGCCGAGAAGATCACCGACCGCGTACTGCAGCCCGCGGAGTACTGGCAGGACGGACTGCGCTCCGCACTGTCGTACCGGGTAGCGGACTCCGGGATGACGCTGGCAGTGGTCGCCGACCACGTGATCGAGACCGACAACGACTACAGTGCGCGCACCCTGATCGAGCCCGACATCGCGAAGAACGTGTTCCGCATGCAGGCGAAGGCGGGCGTGCCGATCCGGCTCACGAAGCTGGTCAGCTATCACACGTCGCGAGGCGTCCCCGCGCGCGAACTGGTGGACCGCTGCCGCCGCACCCTCGATCGCGCGGCGGTGGAGGGCGTCGACGCGCTGTTCGCCCGTCAGGCGGAGTGGCTCGACGCGTTCTGGGAGCGCAGCGACGTGCGGATCGGCGATCACGACGACCTGCAGCAGGCCGTGCGCTGGTGCCTCTTCCAGCTGGCGCAGGCGTCGGCGCGGGCCGACGGCGCCGGTGTCCCCGCCAAGGGACTCACCGGTTCGGGATACAGCGGGCACTACTTCTGGGACACCGAGATCTACGTGCTGCCGTTCCTCACCTACACGTCGCCGCAGTGGGCGCGCAACGCGCTGCGCGCACGGGTGCTCATGCTGCCGGCCGCGCGGCGAAGGGCCGCGCAGCTGAACGAGGCCGGTGCGCTGTTCCCGTGGCGCACGATCAACGGCGAGGAGGCCTCGGCGTACTACGCGGCGGGCACCGCGCAGTACCACATCAACGCCGACGTCAGCTTCGCGCTGGGCAAGTACGTGTACGCGACCGGCGACGTGGACTTCCTGCGCAGCGAGGCGGCCGACATCGCGGTCGAGACGGCGCGGCTGTGGGCGACGCTCGGGTTCTGGCGCGGCACGAACGGCGACTCGACGTTCCACATCCACGGCGTCACCGGACCCGACGAGTACACCACGGTCGTCAACGACAACCTGTTCACCAACGTGATGGCCCGGCACAACCTGCGGTTCGCGGCGCGCATCGTCCGCACGATGGCCGAGTCGGCACCGGACGCGTACGCCGCGCTGGTCGCGCGCACCGGGCTGGATGCCGGGGAGCCGGACGGCTGGGAGCGCGCTGCCGAGGCGATGCACATCCCGTTCAGCCCCGGTCTCGGCATCCACCCGCAGGACTCGCTGTTCCTCGAGCGCGAGGTCTGGGACCTGGCGAACACCCCCGACGACCAGCGCCCGCTGCTGCTGCACTTCCACCCGCTGGTGATCTACCGGTTCCAGGTGCTGAAGCAGGCGGATGTCGTGCTCGCGCTGTTCCTGCAGGGCAGTCACTTCACCGACGAGGAGAAGCTGGCCGACTTCGACTACTACGACCCGCTGACCACGGGCGACTCCACGCTGTCGGCGGTCGTGCAGTCGATCCTCGCCGCCGAGGTGGGGTACCAGGAGCTGGCGCTGGAGTACTTCCGTGAGGCGCTCTACGTCGACCTGCACGACCTGCACAGCAACGCCACCGACGGCGTGCACGTGGCGTCGGCCGGCGGCGTGTGGTCGGCCCTGGTGAGTGGCTTCGGCGGCATGCGCGATTACGCGGGCGAGCTGAGCTTCGACCCGCGGCTGCCCGCTTCCTGGCCGTCGCTGGAGTTCCCGCTGCAGTGGCGCGGGTCGTCGCTGTGCGTGACGATCACTCGTGGCGAACTGCGGATGCGGGTGCTCTCGGGCGATCCCGTGTCGTTCACCGTGCGGGGCGCGGCGCACACCGCCTCGGTCGGCTCGGATGCCGTCGCGCTCCTGGCCGGCCAGGGGCCGGTGCGCCCCGGTCGCCCGACGCTGCAGCGCTTCGCCGACGCCCGCCGCGAGGACGGCACACTGATGTCGCCGACCGTCCCGGTGACCACGACCATTCCGGTGCTCGAGATCGACTGA
- a CDS encoding DNA polymerase III subunit gamma and tau has translation MTTALYRRYRPENFGEMIGQSQVTDPLMTALRGDRVGHAYLFSGPRGCGKTTSARILARCLNCAEGPTDTPCGVCPSCVELSRSGGGSLDVVEIDAASHNGVDDARDLRERATFAPSRDRYKIFILDEAHMVTPQGFNALLKLVEEPPEHVKFIFATTEPEKVLGTIRSRTHHYPFRLVPPAAMLEYVEKLCAEEGVQVEQGVLPLAVRAGGGSPRDTLSLLDQLIAGSDPSTGSGTQPLVTYARAVALLGYTHAELLDEIVDALAAGDAAAAFPAVDRVVQTGQDPRRFVDDLLERLRDLIVIAAVGDGASAVLRGVPADELQRMQGQALAFGSARLSRTADVVSQALDDMTGATSPRLHLELMVARVLAASPGASSPVVERAERDETPSAASEPTAPAAAREPVTPVAASETSAPDGSSAPPVVERAERDETPSPAPEPAPRTPTGPVTFERITAEWPAVLDRLAGINRNAWTLVTTVQPLAYADDVLTLGFATPSDVTRFKGPTPGPGPSDHLRSAIEQQLGVRVKYRPAPLPPGGGGGGGARGPQDGPDRGGAAAPAEPAPSDPVPAGQAASATRDGDDAPASGWATPGVPQPGEPVSQGTSTAPASAAPAATAQPSAGARTPQPPRTAASAATPVTEWAVAPIPASHEEPVQPQFAVDDEPAEVESAASAPAPPVDGMVDHDEPPLPDDDDAPDMDEPPYDPHYDAAPPDAGPMPAAQAPAPQTAPASASSRPAAQRTAPAAAPVVTSRSSAPGGVERRGEAVIRQVLGATFLREEPYEPQTRFN, from the coding sequence GTGACCACAGCCCTCTATCGCCGCTACCGGCCCGAGAACTTCGGGGAGATGATCGGTCAGTCCCAGGTGACCGACCCGCTCATGACCGCACTCCGCGGCGACAGGGTGGGTCACGCCTATCTGTTCTCCGGTCCGCGCGGGTGCGGGAAGACCACGTCCGCACGCATCCTGGCGCGCTGCCTGAACTGCGCCGAGGGCCCCACCGACACGCCCTGCGGCGTGTGCCCGAGCTGCGTGGAGCTGTCGCGCAGCGGCGGCGGCTCGCTCGACGTCGTCGAGATCGACGCGGCCAGCCACAACGGTGTCGACGACGCCCGCGACCTGCGCGAGCGGGCCACCTTCGCGCCCAGCCGCGATCGGTACAAGATCTTCATCCTCGATGAGGCGCACATGGTCACGCCGCAGGGCTTCAACGCCCTGCTGAAGCTCGTCGAAGAGCCGCCGGAGCACGTGAAGTTCATCTTCGCGACCACCGAGCCCGAGAAGGTGCTCGGCACCATCCGCTCCCGCACCCACCACTACCCGTTCCGGCTGGTGCCGCCCGCGGCCATGCTCGAGTACGTCGAGAAGCTCTGCGCCGAAGAGGGCGTGCAGGTCGAGCAGGGCGTGCTGCCGCTCGCCGTGCGCGCCGGCGGCGGCTCGCCCCGCGACACGCTGTCGCTGCTCGATCAGCTGATCGCCGGTTCCGACCCTTCGACGGGCTCAGGAACCCAGCCGCTGGTGACCTACGCGCGCGCCGTGGCGCTGCTCGGCTACACCCACGCCGAACTGCTCGACGAGATCGTCGACGCGCTCGCCGCCGGCGACGCCGCAGCGGCCTTCCCCGCCGTCGACCGCGTGGTGCAGACCGGACAGGACCCTCGGCGTTTCGTCGACGACCTGCTCGAACGGCTGCGCGACCTCATCGTGATCGCCGCCGTCGGCGACGGCGCATCCGCCGTGCTGCGCGGAGTGCCCGCCGACGAACTGCAGCGGATGCAGGGGCAGGCCCTCGCCTTCGGGTCGGCGCGGCTCTCCCGCACGGCGGATGTCGTCAGCCAGGCGCTCGACGACATGACCGGCGCGACGTCGCCGCGGCTGCACCTCGAGCTCATGGTGGCTCGCGTGCTGGCCGCTTCCCCGGGCGCCTCGTCTCCGGTCGTTGAGCGAGCGGAGCGAGACGAAACGCCTTCAGCTGCCTCTGAGCCGACAGCCCCCGCCGCGGCCCGCGAACCCGTGACTCCGGTCGCTGCGTCCGAGACGTCGGCTCCCGACGGCTCGTCTGCGCCTCCGGTCGTTGAGCGAGCGGAGCGAGACGAAACGCCCTCACCTGCCCCGGAGCCCGCACCCCGGACGCCCACCGGTCCGGTCACCTTCGAGCGCATCACGGCGGAATGGCCCGCCGTGCTCGACCGGCTCGCGGGCATCAATCGCAACGCCTGGACGCTCGTCACCACCGTGCAGCCGCTCGCCTATGCCGACGACGTGCTCACCCTCGGCTTCGCGACGCCGTCCGACGTCACGCGCTTCAAGGGGCCGACGCCCGGACCCGGCCCCTCCGACCACCTGCGCAGCGCGATCGAGCAGCAGCTCGGCGTGCGGGTGAAGTACCGCCCCGCGCCGCTTCCGCCCGGTGGCGGAGGCGGCGGGGGAGCGCGTGGACCTCAGGACGGCCCGGATCGGGGAGGGGCTGCGGCTCCCGCCGAGCCGGCGCCGTCCGACCCCGTCCCGGCTGGTCAGGCGGCATCCGCGACCCGCGACGGCGACGACGCGCCGGCATCCGGCTGGGCCACGCCCGGCGTACCGCAGCCCGGAGAACCCGTGTCGCAGGGCACATCGACCGCGCCCGCATCCGCGGCACCGGCTGCGACCGCGCAGCCGTCCGCGGGCGCGCGCACTCCGCAGCCTCCGCGTACCGCGGCATCCGCCGCCACGCCGGTCACCGAGTGGGCGGTCGCGCCGATCCCCGCATCGCACGAGGAGCCCGTTCAGCCGCAGTTCGCCGTCGACGACGAGCCCGCAGAGGTCGAGTCCGCCGCATCCGCGCCGGCGCCGCCGGTCGACGGCATGGTCGATCACGACGAGCCGCCGCTGCCCGACGACGACGATGCTCCCGACATGGACGAGCCACCGTACGACCCGCACTACGACGCCGCTCCGCCGGACGCGGGCCCGATGCCGGCTGCACAGGCACCCGCGCCGCAGACGGCCCCGGCGTCCGCCTCATCCCGCCCCGCAGCGCAGCGGACCGCGCCGGCCGCTGCGCCCGTCGTCACCAGCCGCTCCTCGGCTCCCGGCGGCGTGGAGCGTCGCGGCGAGGCCGTGATCCGCCAGGTGCTCGGCGCGACATTCCTGCGCGAAGAGCCCTACGAGCCCCAGACGAGGTTCAACTGA
- a CDS encoding sensor histidine kinase: protein MTAAASVPSRHRMLRTARFALHLIAVLLTVVTSIRAVLGGVPLLPATLAAGLFLGWYGAGAALIHGRSARWWLAALTAIWAGMLVLSPEYTWLSFPLLLLAGHLLRGGVTWVYAAVVLAAAITAPMLHHTPLMFAHIVGPLLGGGFALAISLGYDTLLRDAAERERLIASLLQAQHETAALQDELAHTQREAGAAKERTRLARDLHDTIAQELSSVSLLARTGAAERMPQIDALAQQSLVELRRIVASLAPTELEDSALAGALERMLDTLRTDAGIDTALQVSEPMPALPTGVEVAFLRVAQSALANVRQHSGAARVEIHLSASEGVARLEIADDGHGFDEASAGRPGSSYGLIAMRSRLEELGGELRIDSTHGAGTRLTASVPLTYDRTVGDTGDSARADARTTAQDPEVRSVFDRAVESAAEPGRADAESTARGKKRGRREHPHPPRGRPSDRACRTACGDREPGLRSRR, encoded by the coding sequence ATGACCGCCGCAGCATCCGTTCCGAGTCGGCATCGGATGCTGCGCACCGCACGCTTCGCGCTGCACCTGATCGCTGTCCTGCTCACCGTCGTGACCAGCATCCGCGCGGTGCTGGGCGGCGTGCCGCTGCTGCCGGCGACGCTCGCCGCCGGGCTTTTCCTGGGCTGGTACGGAGCCGGCGCAGCGCTCATCCACGGCCGCAGTGCGCGCTGGTGGCTGGCCGCGCTCACCGCGATCTGGGCCGGGATGCTGGTGCTGTCGCCGGAGTACACCTGGCTGTCGTTCCCGCTGCTGCTGCTGGCCGGGCATCTGCTCCGTGGGGGCGTCACGTGGGTCTACGCGGCCGTGGTGCTCGCAGCCGCGATCACTGCGCCGATGCTGCACCACACCCCGCTGATGTTCGCGCACATCGTCGGCCCGCTGCTCGGCGGCGGGTTCGCCCTCGCGATCTCGCTCGGCTATGACACGCTGCTGCGCGACGCCGCCGAGCGCGAGCGGCTGATCGCCTCGCTGCTGCAGGCGCAGCACGAGACGGCCGCTCTGCAGGACGAGCTCGCGCACACCCAGCGCGAGGCCGGCGCCGCCAAGGAGCGCACCCGGCTCGCCCGCGACCTGCACGACACGATCGCGCAGGAGCTCAGCTCGGTGTCGCTGCTGGCACGCACCGGAGCCGCCGAGCGGATGCCGCAGATCGACGCCCTCGCGCAGCAGTCGCTGGTCGAACTGCGCCGCATCGTGGCGTCTCTCGCGCCCACCGAACTGGAGGACTCGGCCCTCGCCGGTGCACTGGAACGGATGCTGGACACGCTGCGCACGGACGCCGGGATCGACACCGCGCTGCAGGTGTCCGAGCCGATGCCTGCGCTGCCGACCGGCGTCGAGGTCGCGTTTCTGCGTGTGGCGCAGTCCGCTCTCGCCAACGTGCGGCAGCACTCCGGTGCGGCGCGGGTCGAGATACACCTGAGCGCCTCCGAAGGCGTGGCGCGGCTGGAGATCGCCGACGACGGACACGGCTTCGACGAGGCATCCGCCGGCCGGCCAGGGTCATCGTACGGGCTGATCGCGATGCGCTCGCGGCTCGAGGAGCTGGGTGGCGAGCTCCGGATCGACAGCACGCACGGTGCCGGGACCCGACTGACGGCGAGCGTGCCGCTCACGTACGACCGCACGGTCGGAGACACAGGTGATTCGGCGCGAGCGGATGCGAGAACCACCGCACAGGACCCAGAGGTGCGGAGCGTTTTCGACCGCGCGGTGGAAAGCGCAGCGGAGCCGGGCCGTGCGGATGCAGAATCGACCGCGCGGGGGAAGAAGCGGGGGCGTCGTGAGCACCCGCATCCTCCTCGTGGACGACCATCCGATCGTGCGTGCCGGACTGCGTGCGGTGATCGAGAGCCGGGGCTTCGAAGTCGTCGGTGA
- a CDS encoding DUF2871 domain-containing protein: MTDNAVTETSRAQRSALSMLLLSVAVYTVLGLAAGLFYREFTKANGFEEGMPGQLAVAHTHILTLGMIMLLIVMALEKSFRLSGSRLFRWFFWIYNAGVVLTTAMLVWHGTLQVLGEKASMAISGIAGVGHILIGAAFVLLLLNLWKSIRRG; this comes from the coding sequence ATGACCGACAACGCTGTGACCGAGACCTCCCGCGCTCAGCGCTCCGCACTGAGCATGCTGCTGCTTTCCGTCGCCGTCTACACCGTGCTGGGGCTGGCCGCGGGCCTGTTCTATCGCGAGTTCACGAAGGCGAACGGGTTCGAGGAGGGGATGCCGGGGCAGCTCGCCGTCGCGCACACTCATATCCTCACACTCGGCATGATCATGCTGCTCATCGTGATGGCCCTGGAGAAGTCGTTCCGGCTGTCCGGGAGCAGGCTGTTCCGCTGGTTCTTCTGGATCTACAACGCCGGGGTCGTGCTGACCACGGCGATGCTCGTCTGGCACGGCACCCTGCAGGTGCTGGGTGAGAAGGCGTCGATGGCGATCTCCGGCATCGCAGGCGTCGGCCACATCCTGATCGGGGCAGCCTTCGTGCTGCTGCTCCTGAACCTCTGGAAGTCGATCCGCCGGGGTTAG
- a CDS encoding response regulator transcription factor has product MRAGLRAVIESRGFEVVGESSTGEEALVAASELRPDVVLCDLRLGEGIDGVAVTAALRAKPEPPAVIILTTFDHDAQIVRAIEAGAAGYLLKEVGTDTIAKAITDAASSGLVGGLADDRLIGALRAPRVTLTAREREVLQLIDAGAANREIATRLFITEATVKTHVVHLLEKLGVPSRTAAAAEARRRGLI; this is encoded by the coding sequence GTGCGTGCCGGACTGCGTGCGGTGATCGAGAGCCGGGGCTTCGAAGTCGTCGGTGAGTCGTCGACGGGCGAGGAGGCGCTGGTCGCGGCATCCGAGCTGCGCCCCGACGTCGTGCTCTGCGACCTGCGGCTGGGGGAGGGCATCGACGGCGTCGCCGTGACGGCGGCACTGCGCGCGAAGCCGGAGCCGCCGGCAGTCATCATCCTCACCACGTTCGATCATGACGCGCAGATCGTCCGCGCGATCGAGGCCGGTGCCGCCGGATATCTGCTCAAGGAGGTCGGCACCGACACGATCGCGAAGGCGATCACGGATGCCGCATCGAGCGGCCTCGTGGGCGGGCTGGCCGACGACCGCCTGATCGGCGCGCTGCGCGCGCCACGGGTGACGCTGACCGCGCGGGAGCGCGAGGTGCTCCAGCTCATCGACGCCGGCGCCGCCAACCGCGAGATCGCCACCCGGCTGTTCATCACCGAGGCCACGGTGAAGACACACGTCGTGCACCTGCTCGAGAAGCTCGGTGTGCCCAGCCGCACAGCTGCCGCCGCCGAAGCCCGCCGTCGCGGCCTGATCTGA
- a CDS encoding aspartate kinase: MALIVQKYGGSSVADAESIKRVAKRIVDTRRAGHDVVVAVSAMGDTTDELLDLAHEVAPIPAPRELDMLLSSGERISMALLAMTIHSMGFEARSFTGSQAGMITDSHHGKARIVDVTPVRVREALDEGAIVIVAGFQGINRDTLDITTLGRGGSDTTAVALAAALNADVCEIYSDVDGIFTADPRVIPNARKLDHVSSEEMLELAANGAKVLYIRAVEYARRHRVIIHARSTFSAAEGTYVLGEGMKNPRESEGAAMEEPIVAGVATDLSQAKITVSGVPDVPGKAAEIFTVVAKSGANVDMIVQNVSAASTGRTDISFTVPKADAAAALKALAAERDRIGFEALLHDDQIGKLSVVGAGMRTHSGVSAILFEALSTAGINIEMISTSEIRISVVLRADELVEAARGVHTAYGLDSEIEATVHAGTGR; this comes from the coding sequence GTGGCCCTCATCGTGCAGAAGTACGGCGGCTCCTCCGTCGCCGACGCAGAGAGCATCAAGCGCGTCGCGAAGCGCATCGTCGACACCCGGCGCGCCGGGCACGACGTCGTCGTGGCGGTCAGCGCGATGGGAGACACCACCGACGAGCTGCTCGACCTCGCGCACGAGGTGGCGCCCATCCCCGCCCCGCGCGAGCTCGACATGCTGCTGTCCAGCGGTGAGCGCATCTCGATGGCGCTGCTCGCGATGACCATCCACTCGATGGGCTTCGAGGCGCGCTCGTTCACCGGCAGCCAGGCCGGCATGATCACCGACTCGCACCACGGCAAGGCTCGCATCGTCGACGTGACCCCGGTGCGCGTGCGGGAGGCGCTCGACGAGGGCGCCATCGTCATCGTCGCCGGGTTCCAGGGCATCAACCGCGACACCCTCGACATCACCACGCTCGGCCGCGGCGGCTCCGACACCACCGCCGTCGCGCTCGCCGCCGCGCTGAACGCCGACGTCTGCGAGATCTACAGCGACGTCGACGGCATCTTCACCGCCGACCCGCGCGTCATCCCGAACGCCCGCAAGCTCGACCACGTCTCCAGCGAGGAGATGCTCGAGCTTGCGGCCAACGGCGCGAAGGTGCTGTACATCCGAGCCGTCGAGTACGCCCGCCGGCACCGTGTCATCATCCACGCCCGGTCGACCTTCTCGGCGGCCGAGGGCACCTACGTTCTGGGCGAGGGCATGAAGAACCCCCGCGAATCCGAGGGAGCAGCCATGGAAGAACCCATCGTCGCCGGCGTCGCCACAGACCTCAGCCAGGCCAAGATCACCGTCTCCGGCGTCCCGGACGTGCCGGGCAAGGCCGCGGAGATCTTCACCGTCGTCGCCAAGTCGGGTGCCAACGTGGACATGATCGTGCAGAACGTGTCCGCCGCCTCCACCGGTCGCACCGACATCTCGTTCACGGTCCCCAAGGCGGATGCGGCGGCGGCGCTGAAGGCGCTGGCCGCGGAGCGCGACCGCATCGGGTTCGAGGCGCTCCTTCACGACGACCAGATCGGCAAGCTCTCGGTCGTCGGAGCCGGCATGCGCACCCACTCCGGCGTCTCGGCCATCCTGTTCGAGGCGCTCTCGACCGCCGGCATCAACATCGAGATGATCTCCACCTCCGAGATCCGCATCTCGGTCGTGCTGCGTGCCGACGAGCTGGTCGAGGCCGCACGCGGGGTGCACACCGCGTACGGCCTCGACAGCGAGATCGAGGCCACGGTCCACGCCGGCACCGGCCGCTGA
- a CDS encoding DMT family transporter — translation MSPHGGFTRKGWILFAIMSIVWGITYLFIKEAVESFSPPAVVSARTLLGALVLLPFAIRSGALKAALKVWPWVLAFGAVEMAGPFLLLSHAETQVPSGLTGLLVSTVPLFAVVIALLRGDRSVLAPTRLGGLLVGFVGVAIVVAGPGLFAHGTASFIAIGEILLTAVLYAIAPFIIAHKLSDVPSIGTIALALTVVGLAYLPAGLLTQHEVPTVRSTVSLVLLGVICTALAFVFFFALIREVGPVRAPLFTYVNPVVAIILGTILLGEPVTAGLLIGFPIILAGCWFAATGGRLKPSAPDLTTGPVTTAETAEAIADGPPAPKTDPTR, via the coding sequence GTGAGCCCCCACGGCGGATTCACCCGCAAGGGCTGGATCCTCTTCGCGATCATGTCGATCGTGTGGGGCATCACCTACCTGTTCATCAAAGAGGCGGTCGAGTCGTTCTCGCCACCGGCGGTCGTCTCGGCCCGCACCCTGCTCGGCGCACTCGTGCTGCTGCCCTTCGCGATCCGCTCCGGGGCCCTGAAGGCCGCGCTCAAGGTGTGGCCGTGGGTGCTCGCGTTCGGCGCCGTCGAGATGGCCGGCCCCTTTCTGCTGCTCAGTCACGCCGAGACTCAGGTGCCGTCCGGCCTGACCGGACTGCTGGTGTCGACTGTCCCGCTGTTCGCCGTGGTCATCGCCCTGCTGCGCGGCGACCGCTCCGTACTCGCCCCGACGCGCCTGGGTGGACTGCTGGTCGGATTCGTCGGCGTCGCGATCGTCGTGGCCGGCCCGGGTCTGTTCGCGCACGGCACGGCCAGCTTCATCGCCATCGGCGAGATCCTGCTCACCGCGGTGCTGTACGCGATCGCGCCGTTCATCATCGCCCACAAGCTGTCGGACGTGCCCTCGATCGGCACCATCGCGCTCGCGCTCACCGTGGTCGGCCTGGCCTACCTGCCGGCCGGCCTGCTCACGCAGCACGAGGTGCCGACCGTGCGTTCCACGGTGTCCCTGGTGCTGCTCGGCGTGATCTGCACGGCCCTCGCGTTCGTGTTCTTCTTCGCGTTGATCCGCGAGGTCGGTCCGGTGCGGGCGCCGCTGTTCACCTACGTCAACCCGGTGGTCGCGATCATCCTCGGCACGATCCTGCTCGGTGAGCCGGTCACCGCCGGTCTGCTGATCGGTTTCCCGATCATCCTGGCCGGATGCTGGTTCGCCGCCACCGGCGGCCGGCTGAAACCCTCGGCACCCGATCTCACGACCGGTCCGGTGACGACCGCCGAGACCGCCGAGGCGATCGCCGACGGTCCGCCGGCGCCGAAGACCGATCCCACCCGCTGA